A window from Schistosoma haematobium chromosome 1, whole genome shotgun sequence encodes these proteins:
- the KCTD3_1 gene encoding BTB/POZ domain-containing protein kctd3 (EggNog:ENOG410V6WP~COG:K), translating into MQIAIDQYHVGICVSCENCLDIALSHIKSEIHVTQLRTFLNVWPIHFQHFLLISSSAEIWFVLSHSRLLLTVSGQLIRNILRRQLLINNCIFWMIAFVVLQASAPYSRTVSTLVLTILTSVLINRQYASLVLLIRACTSASDPSCSSMMLSRYVKLFTSSKPSPSSCILTTNLSNDSNNHNNNDDNNMKGSNPINCSLTKRINSTTDIDINPVNYSTYQSDPLNFLYFNDNITWYPNLSSSTYCTQSSTLSTLTLTSCSSLTIPSSCIMNTTVSNGIIHFDKQAYHSSSSSPIWYHNNTNNLTTNELWSNIGEYSEIVDKINLQSDESSHQHHHHQQPQEQQHQLDTNQSQHKSIDKKIDFIQSYDNPLSLIETLSPLTLSTITSKVTLNTNEKNDSNQIQRYFTETLNNPIISIDETLNQSMNTITTSNISSSISSISSSNSKLCQDHEYSVCLSENLTFLPTYSTKLFNNSQLCTEYFNSEIHPPPPHHHHHHHDHPHHHFPYNQHHYTQFHQQYRTSSTTDYIQLNPSEQSHQLQNNQNEINLKKQIMSSLSITSSPSSSSSASSSSSASTSSRGSNVPLPVPAMIYQHQQQLQQLNNHSNFLQNSSNLSKQSCHPKPPYSYISLITMAIQNSTTHMCTLSEIYQFIIDLFPYYRQNQQRWQNSIRHSLSFNDCFVKVSRSPDKPGKGSYWTLHPDSGNMFENGCYLRRQKRFKDPKREISHRTQRNNNNNNSASNTNNVITSSTISTDNRNTIDVNSTSENTILHSTNDLLILPTGIKRTYSKTDCNPLLNVELNDHILYNRMKPFPIGITPDASEVYDEVNDVDDNDDGGDGDDDDDDSDGDDNDDVGAQQQRQQQQLNDLSRTTNSKDNNFIGSDLMNNKQTDHSMIEQQHQYYNSQQQHHHHNQQSISPKSRQHVKLNETKITTDKVEDIHEKSTNRFKSSQLFLLSPYDSRDSTRYITDIIYPESNYEQMNHFVNYKLHQPFHNHHHSIQQLDNNSNKINYNKQQLSTCTTTTNSTSTTTCTNQISSIHTNMLDLYNRVANSPSVYTRNNSLVEYSTNELRNSQLDQQFPLNSFHLSQPLPATLHHNSQVNLPTELYYDDNIDFSIRRYNTMNNPIKCTNITNILNNNSITTISMTTTTTTTTTTTNVTNSGTKPTNNDNYHEVIMNNLTLMPTVGKYYTMNHNCQQGEKQFELEHEYHTQQQYHYNEYAIIQQSMLTKSNATITPSMTTLTTTTTATTLPTSTIISPYLSHNYEHISLTDESPYISCSEVSFTNSLNVHNLSNIINVSNVVTPSVSLSPISSSYMPSSLTNSMSSSSSLLNIPTGIISSNSFPSTTPSSLLSTTMIFTNPSYVTTSESFRNFPSGILESNTWNTNYLHLTEHKDNLLRFSKDNKEIEHHHDHLTIQCPNNSKLTNEHSKECINRKTDTEININNKMTDDNGDVGGDNDDDDDDDDDNGDDDEDDEDVGDDDDDDDDDDDDNVNDEEVINRSDNPNKPFSIDHLMHFQNPDLDITNTTNTLLQYVTKTDISVFDKLRSSTISINVSAFNGENLLSGKVI; encoded by the exons atgcag attgcaattgatcagtatcatgttggtatatgtgtatcttGTGAGAATTGCCtagatatagccttaagtcatatcaaatctgagat ACATGTGACGCAGTTgcgtactttcctcaatgtgtggcctatccacttccaacatttcttgctgatttcttcctccgctgaaatatggtttgtcctctctcacagtaggttattGCTAACAGTGTCTGGCCAACTCATCCGAaatattttacgtagacaattgttaataaacaattgtattttctggatgatagctttcgtagttcttcaagcttctgccccatatagtagaactgtttcGACACTTGTATTGACAATTCTGACCTCGGTGTTGAttaacagaca ATATGCCTCTCTCGTTCTGCTGATCCGCGCTtgcacatctgcatcagatccatcgtgtTCCTCAATGATGCTGTCTAGATATGTAAAgctttttacatcttccaaaccttctccgtcaagt TGTATATTAACAACTAATCTTtcaaatgatagtaataatcataataataatgatgataataatatgaaaGGATCTAATCCAATTAATTGTAGTCTTACAAAAAGAATCAATTCAACAACTGATATTGATATAAATCCAGTAAATTATTCAACTTATCAATCAGATCCattaaattttctttatttcaatGATAATATAACATGGTATCCAAATTTATCATCATCAACTTATTGTACACAATCATCAACATTATCCACATTAACATTAACATCATGTTCATCATTAACAATTCCATCTTCATGTATTATGAATACAACAGTATCGAATGGTATAATACATTTTGATAAACAAGCATATCATTCTTCTTCATCTTCACCAATTTGGTatcataataatactaataatttaacaacaaatgaattatggtCAAATATTGGAGAATATAGTGAAATAGTTGATAAGATAAATTTACAATCTGATGAATCTtcacatcaacatcatcatcatcaacaaccaCAAGAACAACAACACCAGTTGGATACTAATCAATCTCAACATAAATCGATTgataaaaaaattgattttattcaatcatatgATAATCCTCTTAGTTTAATTGAAACATTATCACCATTAACTTTATCTACAATAACATCGAAAGTAACATTGAATACAAATGAGAAAAATGATTCCAATCAAATTCAACGTTATTTTACAGAAACTTTAAATAATCCAATTATATCGATTGATGAAACATTAAATCAATCTATGAATACTATTACTACaagtaatattagtagtagtattagtagtatcagtagtagtaatagtaaattATGTCAAGATCATGAGTATTCAGTATGTTTATCAGAGAATTTAACATTTTTACCAACATATTCAacgaaattatttaataattcacaATTATGTACAGaatatttcaattcagaaattcatcctcctcctcctcatcatcatcatcatcatcatgatcatcctcatcatcattTCCCTTATAATCAACATCATTATACACAATTTCACCAACAATATCGTACATCATCAACTACAGATTATATACAATTAAATCCTAGTGAACAATCACATCAGttacaaaataatcaaaatgaaataaatttaaaaaagcaGATTATGTCATCATTATCAAttacatcatcaccatcatcttcatcttcagcatcatcatcgtcatcagcATCAACATCATCGAGAGGATCTAATGTTCCATTACCAGTACCAGCTATGATatatcaacatcaacaacaattacaacaattaaataatcattcaaaTTTTTTACAAAATTCATCAAATTTATCTAAACAATCATGTCATCCAAAACCACCATATTCATATATTAGTTTAATTACTATGGCAATACAAAATTCAACAACACATATGTGTacattatcagaaatttatcaatttattattgatttatttccaTATTATCGACAAAATCAACAAAGATGGCAAAATTCAATAAGAcattcattatcatttaatgattgttttgttAAAGTATCACGTAGTCCAGATAAACCAGGTAAAGGTTCATATTGGACATTACATCCAGATTCTGGGAATATGTTTGAAAATGGTTGTTATTTAAGAAGACAAAAACGTTTCAAAGATCCAAAACGTGAAATAAGTCATCGTACTcaacgaaataataataataataatagtgctagtaatactaataatgtTATCACATCTTCGACAATATCAACTGACAATAGAAATACAATAGATGTTAATTCCACTAGTGAAAATACTATTTTACACTCAACCAATGATCTTTTAATATTACCAACTGGTATTAAACGTACATATTCAAAAACAGATTGTAATCCGTTATTGAATGTTGAACTCAATGATCATATATTgtataataggatgaaaccaTTTCCTATTGGTATTACACCAGATGCTAGTGAAGTGTATGATGAAGTAAATGACGTAGATGATAATGACGATGGCGGAGATGgagatgacgatgatgatgacagtgatggtgatgataatgatgatgttg GAGCTCagcaacaacgacaacaacaacagctAAATGATCTCAGTAGGACAACTAACAGCAAAGATAACAATTTTATTGGATctgatttaatgaataataaacaaacgGATCATTCAATGATCGAACAACAACACCAATATTACAATtctcaacaacaacatcatcatcacaatCAGCAATCGATCTCTCCAAAATCTAGACAGCATGTAAAACTTAATGAAACTAAGATTACAACTGATAAAGTTGAAGATATTCATGAGAAATCAACAAATAGATTTAAATCATCACAATTATTTCTTTTAAGTCCTTATGATAGTCGAGATTCAACAAGATACATTACAGATATCATTTATCCAGAAAGTAATTATGAGCAAATGAATCATTTCGTTAATTATAAACTTCATCAACCATTTCATAACCATCATCATTCTATTCAACAATtggataataattcaaataaaatcaattataataaacaacaattatCTACTTGTACTACGACTACTAAtagtactagtactactacttgTACTAATCAAATCAGTAGTATACATACAAATATGTTAGATTTATATAATCGTGTTGCTAATTCACCATCAGTATACACTAGAAACAATTCATTAGTTGAATATTCAACAAATGAATTACGTAATAGTCAATTGGATCAACAATTTccattgaattcatttcatttatcacAACCTTTGCCAGCTACATTACATCATAATTCACAAGTAAACTTACCAACTGAATTATATTATGATGATAACATTGATTTTAGTATACGCCGGTATAATACAATGAATAATCcaattaaatgtacaaatattacaaatatattaaataataattcgaTTACTACTATCTCTatgactactactaccaccaccactactactactactaatgttACTAATAGTGGTACTAAACctaccaataatgataattatcatgaagtcattatgaataatttaactTTGATGCCAACAGTAGGAAAATATTATACTATGAATCATAATTGTCAACAAGGTGAAAAACAGTTTGAATTAGAACATGAATATCATACACAACAACAATATCATTACAATGAATATGCGATTATTCAACAGTCCATGTTAACAAAATCAAATGCTACAATAACACCATCTATGACAACGTTGACGACGACAACAACGGCAACAACATTACCAACATCGACAATAATATCACCATATTTAAGTCATAACTATGAACATATATCATTGACTGATGAAAGTCCATATATTTCATGTAGTGAAGTATCGTTTACCAACTCACTGAATGTACATAATTTATCTAACATAATTAATGTTTCAAATGTAGTAACACCATCGGTTTCATTATCACCAATATCATCTTCGTATATGCCATCTTCTTTAACCAACTctatgtcatcatcatcatcattgttaaATATTCCAACTGGAATTATTTCATCTAATTCTTTCCCTTCCACAACACCTTCATCATTATTGTCAACAACAATGATATTCACAAATCCTTCATATGTGACAACATCTGAATCATTTCGAAATTTTCCTTCAGGAATATTAGAATCAAATACATGGAATACAAACTATTTACATTTAACAGAACATAAAGATAATTTATTAAGATTTAGTAAAGATAACAAAGAAATTGAACATCATCATGATCATTTAACTATTCAATGTCCCAATAATAGTAAACTAACAAATGAACACTCTAAAGAATGTATCAACAGAAAAACTGACACTGAAATTAATATCAATAACAAAATgactgatgataatggtgacGTTGgtggtgataatgatgatgatgatgatgacgacgatgaCAATGGAGAcgatgatgaggatgatgaggatgttggtgatgatgatgatgatgatgatgatgatgatgatgataatgttaaTGATGAAGAAGTAATAAATCGTTCTGACAATCCAAATAAACCATTTTCTATAGATCATTTAATGCATTTTCAAAATCCTGATTTAGATATAACAAATACAACAAATACATTATTACAATATGTTACAAAAACAGATATATCTGTATTTGATAAATTAAGATCTTCAACAATATCTATCAATG TATCTGCCTTCAATGGTGAAAATTTACTATCAGGTAAGGTGATATGA